The following are from one region of the Cyanobium gracile PCC 6307 genome:
- a CDS encoding TIGR03960 family B12-binding radical SAM protein translates to MPFATADASLAGTADAPVAFAELVDGDIARPARYLGNERGVEARDWSAARVRWALTYPEVYEVGASNLGHVLLYAILNALPGQLCDRAYLPAPDLAARLRERGAPLFAVESHRPLAAFDILGFSLSYELGGTNILEMLDLAGIPIRAADRGDLPLDDPAAPPLIFAGGPTATGNPEPFAPFFDFLALGDGEELLPEIGLVVAEGRAAGLGRRALLRDLAEVPGVYVPSLYAPGPDGVSLRPLEPGLAPRIQRRTATPMPHYAMGLVPHIETVHDRLTVEIRRGCTRGCRFCQPGMLTRPARDVEPEAVIEAVEEGMLRTGYSDFSLLSLSCSDYLSLPAVGVELRNRLAEHNVSLTLPSQRVDRFDNSIAHILGGTRRAGLTFAPEAGTQRLRDIVNKGLTDAELLRGIRTAMENGYTRVKLYFMIGLPGETDADVLGIVDTCRALQQQCRDLGRLQLNLTISNFTPKPHTPFQWHSVSTAEFRRRQQLLRDALRPLRGIKTNYTDVRLSAVEDFVGRGDRRLAPVIEAAWRAGAGLDAWFESAERSHAAWTGAIEAAGLGGSYRALEMGGWSAAEAFATGDLEAFCRQPLPWDHIDSGVDKGWLAEDLRRALAAAVVPDCSFDGCSSCGVCGPELGHNVVIPPPPVPLPLPPRAPASERLCRLRFAFAKTGSLALISHLDTLRLMERALRRSGLPVSFTGGFHPLPRLQVALPLPLGVEGLHEWLDLDFAAPVDPETARERLQAELSAELALLSVRAVPLETPGLAQQIRSAQWRFTLRPAPDPAAPDLASLTPERWTAAVAALLEATSLPWQDQDKKGRPRERECRPYLLDLRLVPPEGPSPAVADQVLDLEAAVDPQGRSLRPDHLRHWLSTGLGQPLVLGPVQRRCLRLDAC, encoded by the coding sequence GTGCCCTTCGCCACCGCCGACGCGTCCCTCGCCGGCACCGCCGACGCTCCCGTCGCCTTCGCCGAGCTGGTCGACGGCGACATCGCCCGGCCCGCCCGCTACCTCGGCAACGAGCGGGGGGTGGAGGCCCGGGACTGGTCGGCCGCCCGGGTGCGCTGGGCCCTCACCTATCCGGAGGTCTACGAGGTCGGCGCCAGCAACCTGGGCCACGTGCTGCTCTACGCGATCCTCAACGCCCTTCCGGGCCAGCTGTGCGATCGGGCCTACCTACCGGCCCCGGATCTGGCGGCCCGGCTGCGGGAGCGGGGGGCGCCCCTGTTCGCGGTGGAAAGCCACCGGCCCCTGGCCGCCTTCGACATCCTCGGCTTCAGCCTCAGCTACGAGCTCGGCGGCACCAACATCCTGGAGATGCTGGATCTGGCGGGCATTCCGATCCGCGCCGCCGACCGGGGCGACCTGCCCCTCGACGACCCGGCGGCGCCGCCGCTGATCTTCGCCGGCGGCCCCACCGCCACCGGCAATCCTGAGCCGTTCGCGCCCTTCTTCGATTTCCTCGCCCTGGGGGATGGGGAGGAACTGCTGCCCGAGATCGGCCTGGTGGTGGCCGAGGGGCGGGCCGCCGGTCTGGGCCGCCGGGCCCTGCTGCGGGACCTGGCCGAGGTGCCCGGGGTCTATGTGCCCTCCCTGTACGCCCCCGGACCGGATGGGGTGAGCCTGCGGCCGCTGGAGCCGGGCCTGGCCCCCCGCATCCAGCGGCGCACCGCCACCCCCATGCCCCACTACGCCATGGGACTGGTGCCCCACATTGAAACCGTCCACGACCGGCTCACGGTGGAGATCCGCCGCGGCTGCACCCGCGGCTGCCGCTTCTGCCAGCCGGGGATGCTGACGCGCCCGGCCCGGGACGTGGAGCCCGAGGCCGTGATCGAGGCGGTGGAGGAGGGCATGCTCCGCACCGGCTACAGCGACTTCTCGCTGCTGTCGCTCAGCTGCAGCGATTACCTCTCCCTGCCGGCGGTGGGGGTGGAGCTGCGCAACCGGCTGGCGGAGCACAACGTCAGCCTCACCCTGCCCAGCCAGCGGGTCGACCGCTTCGACAACTCCATCGCCCACATCCTCGGCGGCACCCGCCGGGCGGGGCTCACCTTCGCCCCCGAGGCCGGCACCCAGCGCCTGCGGGACATCGTCAACAAGGGACTCACCGATGCGGAACTGCTGCGCGGCATCCGCACCGCCATGGAGAACGGCTACACCCGGGTGAAGCTCTATTTCATGATCGGCCTCCCGGGCGAGACCGACGCCGATGTGCTCGGCATCGTCGACACCTGCCGCGCGTTGCAGCAGCAGTGCCGCGATCTGGGGCGGCTGCAGCTCAACCTGACGATCAGCAATTTCACCCCCAAGCCCCACACGCCCTTCCAGTGGCACAGCGTGTCCACCGCCGAGTTCCGGCGCCGGCAGCAGCTGTTGCGCGACGCCCTGCGGCCTCTGCGGGGCATCAAGACCAACTACACCGACGTGCGGCTGTCGGCGGTGGAGGACTTCGTCGGCCGCGGCGACCGCCGGCTGGCACCGGTGATCGAGGCGGCCTGGCGGGCCGGCGCCGGGCTGGATGCCTGGTTCGAATCCGCCGAACGCAGCCATGCCGCCTGGACCGGCGCCATCGAGGCCGCCGGCCTGGGGGGCTCCTACCGCGCCCTGGAGATGGGCGGCTGGAGTGCGGCGGAGGCCTTCGCCACCGGCGATCTGGAGGCCTTCTGCCGCCAGCCCCTGCCCTGGGACCACATCGATTCCGGCGTCGACAAGGGCTGGCTGGCGGAGGACCTCCGTCGGGCCCTGGCGGCCGCCGTGGTGCCGGACTGTTCCTTCGACGGCTGCAGCAGCTGCGGGGTCTGCGGCCCGGAGCTGGGGCACAACGTGGTGATCCCGCCGCCCCCCGTGCCGCTGCCGCTGCCGCCGCGGGCGCCGGCCAGCGAGCGGCTCTGCCGGCTGCGCTTCGCCTTCGCCAAGACCGGCTCCCTGGCCCTGATCAGCCATCTCGACACCCTGCGCCTGATGGAGCGGGCCCTGCGCCGCAGCGGCCTGCCGGTGAGCTTCACAGGTGGTTTCCATCCCCTGCCGCGGCTGCAGGTGGCCCTCCCTTTGCCCCTGGGGGTGGAGGGCCTGCACGAATGGCTCGACCTGGACTTCGCCGCCCCGGTCGACCCAGAGACGGCCCGGGAACGCCTGCAGGCGGAACTCAGCGCCGAGCTGGCGCTGCTCTCGGTCCGGGCCGTCCCCCTGGAGACCCCCGGCCTGGCCCAGCAGATCCGTTCCGCCCAGTGGCGGTTCACCCTGCGGCCGGCCCCGGACCCGGCGGCCCCCGACCTGGCATCCCTGACGCCGGAGCGCTGGACCGCGGCGGTCGCGGCGCTGCTGGAGGCCACCAGTCTGCCCTGGCAGGACCAGGACAAGAAGGGCCGCCCCCGGGAGCGCGAGTGCCGCCCCTACCTCCTCGACCTCCGCCTGGTGCCCCCCGAGGGCCCGTCCCCGGCGGTGGCGGACCAGGTGCTGGATCTGGAGGCCGCCGTGGATCCCCAGGGCCGCAGCCTGCGGCCGGACCATCTGCGCCACTGGCTGAGCACCGGCCTCGGCCAGCCGCTGGTGCTCGGTCCAGTCCAGCGCCGTTGCCTCCGGCTGGACGCATGCTAA
- a CDS encoding LL-diaminopimelate aminotransferase: MVQVNDSYLRLKAGYLFPEIARRVKAFTEAHPEAAVIRLGIGDVTEPLPAACRAAMQQAIEAMGTREGFHGYGPEQGYGWLREAIARHDFQARGCEVSAEEIFVSDGSKCDSSNILDILGAGNRIAVTDPVYPVYVDSNVMAGRTGDADGGGRYGGLTYLPITAANGFVAPLPEQPVDLIYLCFPNNPTGAVATREQLQQWVDYALAHNALILFDAAYEAFISDPELPHSIYEIEGARRCAIEFRSFSKNAGFTGTRCAFTVVPRGLTGTTAAGEPVELWGLWNRRQSTKFNGVSYIVQRGAEAVYSPEGQEQVRTLIGFYMENAAIIRRELEAAGLQVYGGQQAPYVWIKTPDGLDSWGFFDHLLGQAHVVGTPGSGFGAAGEGYFRLSAFNSRANVDEAMRRIRAL; the protein is encoded by the coding sequence ATGGTCCAGGTCAACGACAGCTACCTCCGGCTCAAGGCGGGCTACCTGTTCCCCGAGATCGCCCGGCGCGTCAAGGCGTTCACGGAGGCCCATCCCGAGGCGGCCGTGATCCGCCTCGGCATCGGCGACGTCACCGAGCCGCTGCCGGCGGCCTGCCGGGCGGCGATGCAGCAGGCGATCGAGGCCATGGGCACCCGGGAGGGCTTCCACGGCTACGGCCCCGAGCAGGGTTACGGCTGGCTGCGGGAGGCGATCGCCCGCCACGACTTCCAGGCCCGCGGCTGCGAGGTGAGCGCCGAGGAGATCTTCGTCTCCGACGGCTCCAAGTGCGACAGCAGCAACATCCTCGACATCCTCGGGGCCGGCAACCGCATCGCCGTCACCGATCCGGTCTATCCGGTGTATGTGGACAGCAACGTGATGGCGGGACGCACCGGCGACGCCGACGGGGGCGGCCGCTACGGGGGGCTCACCTACCTGCCGATCACGGCAGCCAACGGGTTCGTGGCCCCCCTGCCGGAGCAGCCCGTCGACCTCATTTACCTCTGCTTCCCCAACAACCCCACCGGCGCGGTCGCCACCCGGGAGCAGCTGCAGCAGTGGGTCGACTACGCCCTGGCCCACAACGCCCTGATCCTGTTCGACGCCGCCTACGAGGCGTTCATCTCCGATCCGGAGCTGCCCCATTCCATCTACGAGATCGAGGGGGCACGGCGCTGCGCGATCGAATTCCGCTCCTTCTCCAAGAACGCCGGCTTCACCGGCACCCGCTGCGCCTTCACCGTGGTGCCCCGGGGGCTCACCGGCACCACGGCCGCCGGCGAGCCGGTGGAGCTGTGGGGCCTCTGGAACCGGCGCCAGAGCACCAAGTTCAACGGGGTGAGCTACATCGTGCAGCGGGGCGCCGAAGCCGTGTACTCGCCGGAAGGCCAGGAGCAGGTGCGGACCCTGATCGGCTTCTACATGGAGAACGCGGCCATCATCCGCCGCGAGCTGGAGGCCGCCGGTCTGCAGGTGTACGGCGGCCAGCAGGCCCCCTACGTGTGGATCAAGACCCCCGACGGGCTGGATTCCTGGGGCTTCTTCGACCACCTGCTGGGCCAGGCCCATGTGGTGGGCACCCCCGGCAGCGGCTTCGGCGCGGCGGGCGAGGGCTATTTCCGCCTGTCCGCCTTCAACTCCCGCGCCAACGTGGACGAGGCGATGCGCCGGATCCGGGCTCTTTAG
- the clpS gene encoding ATP-dependent Clp protease adapter ClpS, with the protein MPMTIPPFATVSTTPAATETPSRSPGGAAVIEKAPERVRKTSPRYKVLLHNDPVNSMEYVVNTLRQVVPSLSEQDAIAVMLEAHNTGVGLVIVCDLEPAEFYCETLKAKGLTSTIEPES; encoded by the coding sequence ATGCCCATGACCATCCCGCCCTTCGCCACCGTCTCCACCACCCCGGCGGCCACCGAAACCCCCTCCCGTTCGCCCGGGGGGGCCGCCGTGATCGAGAAGGCGCCGGAGCGGGTGCGCAAGACCTCACCCCGCTACAAGGTGCTGCTTCACAACGACCCCGTGAACAGCATGGAGTACGTGGTGAACACCCTGCGCCAGGTGGTGCCCTCCCTGAGTGAGCAGGATGCCATCGCCGTGATGCTGGAAGCCCACAACACGGGGGTGGGACTGGTGATCGTGTGCGATCTGGAGCCGGCGGAGTTCTACTGCGAAACCCTCAAGGCCAAGGGCCTCACCAGCACGATCGAGCCGGAGAGCTGA
- a CDS encoding CPBP family intramembrane glutamic endopeptidase, with protein sequence MGPRWSGTLLYVPLLYGLGWLLVRPLGGLAPGLRPDQVDLAGAVVALVLLLLTLPLRLRRAWGESHPWRALGVLAPLPAVLGAFGRGLLRALALLALVVIALLASGGARWIGPAGLEGGEVLNALALVVGVGFAEELVFRGWLWGELRLQMAPRAALLLQAAIFALVHPWSRAGWLGAVGLLGGLSLLGVNLALHRLEDRGVLWGAVGLHGGLVGGWFALQAGLLEVVPQAQAWLAGPGTPPNPLGGVVGWIGMGGVLALMAHTRPQKPAT encoded by the coding sequence GTGGGCCCCCGCTGGAGCGGCACCCTGCTCTACGTGCCGTTGCTCTACGGCCTGGGCTGGCTGCTGGTGCGCCCCCTGGGAGGTCTCGCCCCCGGCCTGCGCCCGGATCAGGTCGATCTGGCCGGGGCAGTGGTGGCCCTGGTACTGCTGCTGCTCACCCTGCCGCTGCGGTTGCGCCGGGCCTGGGGGGAATCCCATCCCTGGCGTGCCCTCGGGGTTCTGGCCCCGCTGCCCGCGGTGCTGGGGGCCTTCGGGCGGGGGCTGCTGCGGGCCCTGGCCCTGCTGGCCCTGGTGGTGATCGCCCTGCTGGCCTCGGGAGGAGCCCGTTGGATCGGTCCGGCCGGCCTGGAGGGGGGGGAGGTGCTCAACGCCCTGGCCCTGGTGGTGGGGGTGGGCTTCGCCGAGGAGCTGGTGTTCCGCGGCTGGCTATGGGGCGAACTGCGACTCCAGATGGCTCCGCGGGCGGCACTGCTGCTGCAGGCGGCGATCTTCGCCCTCGTGCATCCCTGGAGCCGGGCCGGCTGGCTGGGGGCGGTGGGGCTGCTCGGCGGGCTGAGCCTGCTGGGAGTGAACCTGGCTCTGCATCGCCTTGAGGATCGCGGCGTGCTCTGGGGAGCGGTTGGGCTTCACGGCGGGCTGGTGGGGGGCTGGTTCGCCCTGCAGGCGGGACTTCTTGAAGTGGTGCCACAGGCCCAGGCATGGCTGGCGGGACCTGGCACCCCTCCCAATCCCCTCGGTGGCGTGGTGGGCTGGATTGGAATGGGAGGGGTGCTGGCGCTGATGGCCCACACCCGACCTCAGAAGCCAGCGACCTGA
- a CDS encoding photosystem II high light acclimation radical SAM protein: MSDQRVLLVRLPCNPIFPIGPIYLADHLHKCFPALPQRILDLAAVPLLDVQRVLLEVVDQFQPTLLVFSWRDIQIYAPVDGRGGNPLQNSFEVFYSANPLKRLRGAIGGLRLMGSYYGELWRNLRLVRRGLRRARRHNPGARVVIGGGAVSVFYEQLGRGLPSGSVVSVGEGERLLEKLIRGQSLEGERCYVVGEAPRPGLIHEQPAGLEKTACDYAYIEAIWPQLNWYLDGGDFYVGVQTKRGCPHNCCYCVYTVVEGKAVRVNPVEEVVQEMRQLYDRGVRGFWFTDAQFIPARRYIDDAKDLLRAIQAEGLTDIRWAAYIRADNLDAELAELMVATGMSYFEIGITSGSQELVRKMRMGYNLRTVLENCRMLAAAGFREHVSVNYSFNVIDERPETIRQTIAYHRELESIFGAGSVEPAIFFIGLQPHTHLEQYAFDQGMLQPGYDPMSLMPWTARKLLWNPEPMGRVFGRICLEAFKRNPADFGRTVMALLEREYGVAPLDQALRAPVEGRRALATATL; this comes from the coding sequence GTGAGCGATCAACGGGTGCTGCTCGTGCGGCTGCCCTGCAATCCGATCTTCCCGATCGGCCCGATCTACCTGGCCGATCACCTGCACAAGTGCTTTCCCGCCCTGCCCCAGCGGATCCTGGACCTGGCGGCCGTGCCCCTGCTTGATGTCCAGCGCGTGCTCCTAGAGGTGGTTGACCAGTTCCAGCCCACCCTGCTGGTGTTCTCCTGGCGGGACATCCAGATCTATGCCCCGGTCGATGGCCGGGGCGGCAACCCGCTGCAGAACTCCTTTGAGGTCTTCTATTCCGCCAACCCCCTCAAGCGCCTGCGGGGGGCGATCGGCGGGCTGCGGCTGATGGGCTCCTATTACGGCGAGCTGTGGCGCAACCTGCGGCTGGTGCGCCGGGGCCTGCGGCGCGCCCGCCGCCACAACCCCGGGGCCCGGGTGGTGATCGGCGGGGGCGCGGTGAGCGTCTTCTACGAGCAGCTGGGCCGCGGCCTGCCCAGCGGCTCCGTGGTCTCGGTGGGGGAGGGGGAACGACTGCTGGAGAAACTGATCCGCGGCCAGTCCCTCGAAGGAGAGCGCTGCTACGTGGTGGGCGAGGCGCCCCGTCCGGGCCTGATCCACGAGCAGCCGGCGGGCCTGGAGAAGACCGCCTGCGACTACGCCTACATCGAAGCGATCTGGCCCCAGCTGAACTGGTACCTCGACGGCGGCGATTTCTACGTCGGCGTCCAGACCAAACGCGGCTGCCCCCACAACTGCTGCTACTGCGTCTACACCGTGGTGGAGGGCAAGGCCGTGCGGGTCAACCCGGTGGAGGAGGTGGTGCAGGAGATGCGCCAGCTCTACGACCGAGGGGTGCGCGGTTTCTGGTTCACCGATGCCCAGTTCATCCCGGCCAGGCGCTACATCGACGACGCCAAGGATCTGCTGCGGGCCATTCAGGCGGAGGGCCTCACGGACATCCGCTGGGCCGCCTACATCCGCGCCGACAACCTCGATGCCGAGCTGGCCGAGCTGATGGTGGCCACGGGGATGAGCTATTTCGAGATCGGCATCACTTCGGGGTCGCAGGAGCTCGTTCGCAAGATGCGCATGGGCTACAACCTGCGCACGGTGCTGGAGAACTGCCGGATGTTGGCGGCAGCCGGCTTCCGTGAGCACGTCTCCGTCAACTACTCGTTCAACGTGATCGATGAACGGCCCGAGACCATCCGCCAGACGATCGCCTATCACCGGGAACTGGAGAGCATCTTCGGCGCCGGGTCGGTGGAGCCGGCGATCTTCTTCATCGGCCTCCAGCCCCACACCCACCTGGAGCAGTACGCCTTCGACCAGGGGATGCTCCAGCCGGGCTACGACCCGATGAGCCTCATGCCCTGGACGGCCCGCAAGCTGCTGTGGAACCCGGAACCGATGGGTCGGGTGTTCGGGCGGATCTGCCTGGAGGCCTTCAAGCGCAACCCGGCCGATTTCGGCCGCACCGTGATGGCCCTGCTCGAGAGGGAGTACGGCGTGGCCCCCCTGGATCAGGCGCTGCGGGCGCCGGTGGAGGGACGCCGGGCCCTGGCCACGGCGACGCTCTGA
- the psbA gene encoding photosystem II q(b) protein has translation MTATLQQRSGASVWNQFCEWVTSTNNRLYVGWFGVLMIPTLLAATICFIVAFIAAPPVDIDGIREPVAGSLMYGNNIISGAVVPSSNAIGLHFYPIWEAASLDEWLYNGGPYQLVVFHFLIGVFAYMGREWELSYRLGMRPWICVAYSAPVAAASAVFLIYPFGQGSFSDGMPLGISGTFNYMLVFQAEHNILMHPFHMLGVAGVFGGSLFSAMHGSLVTSSLVRETTESESQNYGYKFGQEEETYNIVAAHGYFGRLIFQYASFNNSRSLHFFLAAWPVIGIWFTALGVSTMAFNLNGFNFNQSILDGQGRVINTWADVLNRAGLGMEVMHERNAHNFPLDLAAASATPVALTAPAIG, from the coding sequence ATGACCGCCACTCTCCAGCAGCGCTCCGGCGCTTCGGTGTGGAACCAGTTCTGTGAGTGGGTCACCTCTACCAACAACCGTCTCTACGTCGGTTGGTTCGGTGTGCTGATGATCCCCACCCTGCTGGCCGCCACCATCTGCTTCATCGTCGCCTTCATCGCGGCGCCCCCCGTCGACATCGACGGCATCCGTGAGCCCGTCGCCGGCTCCCTGATGTACGGCAACAACATCATCTCCGGCGCCGTTGTTCCTTCCAGCAACGCCATCGGCCTGCACTTCTACCCCATCTGGGAAGCCGCCAGCCTCGACGAGTGGCTGTACAACGGTGGCCCCTACCAGCTGGTGGTCTTCCACTTCCTGATCGGCGTCTTCGCCTACATGGGCCGCGAGTGGGAACTCTCCTACCGCCTCGGCATGCGCCCCTGGATCTGCGTCGCCTACTCCGCCCCCGTGGCGGCCGCCAGCGCCGTGTTCCTGATCTACCCCTTCGGTCAGGGTTCCTTCTCCGACGGCATGCCCCTCGGCATCAGCGGCACCTTCAACTACATGCTGGTGTTCCAGGCTGAGCACAACATCCTGATGCACCCCTTCCACATGCTGGGTGTGGCCGGTGTGTTCGGTGGCTCCCTGTTCTCCGCCATGCACGGCTCCCTCGTCACCAGCTCCCTGGTGCGTGAGACCACCGAGAGCGAGTCGCAGAACTACGGCTACAAGTTCGGCCAGGAAGAAGAGACCTACAACATCGTGGCCGCCCACGGTTACTTCGGTCGCCTGATCTTCCAGTACGCCTCCTTCAACAACAGCCGCAGCCTCCACTTCTTCCTGGCCGCCTGGCCCGTGATCGGCATCTGGTTCACCGCCCTGGGCGTGAGCACGATGGCCTTCAACCTGAACGGCTTCAACTTCAACCAGTCCATCCTGGATGGCCAGGGCCGGGTGATCAACACCTGGGCCGACGTGCTCAACCGTGCCGGCCTCGGCATGGAAGTGATGCACGAGCGCAATGCGCACAATTTCCCCCTCGACCTGGCCGCCGCCAGCGCCACCCCTGTGGCCCTGACCGCTCCGGCGATCGGCTGA
- the aroC gene encoding chorismate synthase, with the protein MGSSFGDLFRISTFGESHGGGVGVIIDGCPPRLPLDLEQIQADLDRRRPGQSRITTPRKEEDRVEILSGLLDGVTLGTPIAMVVRNKDQRPGDYQEMQVAFRPSHADATYQAKYGIQARSGGGRASARETIGRVAAGAVAKQLLARTHGTEVIAWVRRIHTIEATIDPASVSLEAVEANIVRCPDAGTAERMIERIEAIGRDGDSCGGVIECLVRRPPVGLGMPVFDKLEADLAKAVMSLPATKGFEIGSGFGGTLLRGSEHNDAFLPSDDGRLRTATNNSGGIQGGISNGEEIQLRVAFKPTATIRKEQQTIDATGAATTLAAKGRHDPCVLPRAVPMVEAMVALVLADHLLRQQGQCSLW; encoded by the coding sequence ATGGGCAGCAGTTTCGGCGATCTCTTCCGGATCAGCACGTTCGGCGAATCCCATGGCGGTGGCGTGGGGGTGATCATCGATGGCTGTCCCCCCCGGCTGCCGCTGGATCTGGAGCAGATCCAGGCCGATCTCGACCGCCGCCGGCCCGGCCAGAGCCGCATCACCACCCCCCGCAAGGAGGAGGACCGGGTCGAGATCCTCAGCGGCCTGCTCGACGGGGTCACGCTCGGGACGCCGATCGCCATGGTGGTGCGCAACAAGGACCAGCGCCCCGGGGACTACCAGGAGATGCAGGTGGCCTTCCGGCCCTCCCACGCCGACGCCACCTACCAGGCCAAATACGGCATCCAGGCCCGCAGCGGCGGCGGCCGCGCCTCGGCCCGGGAAACCATTGGCCGGGTGGCCGCCGGGGCGGTGGCCAAGCAGCTGCTGGCCCGCACCCACGGCACCGAGGTGATCGCCTGGGTGCGCCGGATTCACACCATCGAGGCCACGATCGATCCCGCCAGCGTGAGCCTGGAGGCGGTGGAGGCCAACATCGTGCGCTGCCCTGACGCCGGGACCGCCGAACGGATGATTGAGCGCATCGAGGCGATCGGGCGGGACGGGGATTCCTGCGGCGGGGTGATCGAATGCCTGGTGCGGCGGCCGCCGGTGGGTCTGGGCATGCCGGTGTTCGACAAGCTGGAGGCGGATCTGGCCAAGGCGGTGATGTCGCTGCCGGCCACCAAGGGATTCGAGATCGGCTCCGGCTTCGGTGGCACCCTCCTGCGCGGCAGCGAACACAACGACGCCTTCCTGCCCAGCGACGACGGCCGCCTGCGGACCGCCACCAACAACTCGGGGGGCATCCAGGGGGGCATCAGCAACGGGGAGGAGATCCAGCTGCGGGTGGCCTTCAAGCCCACCGCCACGATCCGCAAGGAACAGCAGACCATCGATGCCACCGGCGCCGCCACCACCCTGGCGGCGAAGGGGCGCCACGACCCCTGCGTGCTGCCCCGGGCCGTGCCGATGGTGGAGGCGATGGTGGCCCTGGTGCTGGCCGATCACCTGCTGCGCCAGCAGGGCCAGTGCAGCCTCTGGTGA
- a CDS encoding bifunctional 4-hydroxy-2-oxoglutarate aldolase/2-dehydro-3-deoxy-phosphogluconate aldolase: protein MVLRAEQPALLAPQLGQLADLGVRHVEIAWGPWPGWISDCRRLIEAFPDLQLGAASICTPAALVAALEAGFSYGVSPVLDGGLLETAAMARFALVPGVMTPTEVNRARSLGCPIVKLFPAATVGIGYWRRLRDPLGPPLPFCIAAGGLLPGDVRPWLESGVDAVALGSSLVAQGPEPLRQVLAKLPPRP from the coding sequence GTGGTGCTTCGTGCTGAGCAGCCAGCGCTCCTGGCCCCCCAGCTGGGCCAGCTGGCCGACCTGGGCGTGCGCCATGTGGAGATCGCCTGGGGGCCCTGGCCGGGCTGGATCAGCGACTGCCGGCGCCTGATCGAGGCGTTCCCCGACCTGCAGCTGGGGGCGGCCTCGATCTGCACCCCCGCGGCCCTGGTGGCGGCCCTGGAGGCGGGTTTCTCCTACGGCGTCTCCCCCGTCCTGGACGGGGGGTTGCTGGAGACGGCGGCCATGGCCCGCTTCGCCCTGGTCCCCGGAGTGATGACACCCACGGAGGTGAACCGGGCCCGGTCCCTGGGCTGTCCGATCGTCAAGCTGTTCCCTGCCGCCACCGTCGGCATCGGCTACTGGCGGCGCCTGCGGGATCCCCTCGGCCCGCCGCTCCCGTTCTGCATCGCCGCCGGCGGTCTTCTGCCGGGTGATGTGCGTCCCTGGCTGGAGTCCGGGGTCGATGCCGTCGCCCTGGGCTCGTCGCTGGTCGCCCAGGGGCCGGAGCCCCTGCGGCAGGTGCTGGCGAAACTGCCGCCGCGGCCCTGA